The Prochlorococcus marinus CUG1417 genome includes the window GAAGATTGTTCATTAAATATCTAAAGTTGCCATATCTAATTTGCTACTATGAGTTTCAATAAATTCTCTTCTTGGTGCAACTTTATCTCCCATTAAAATATTAAATATTCTATCAGCTTCAAGTGCATCTTCAATTTCAACTCTTTTCATCATCCTAGTTTCAGGATTCATAGTCGTATCCCACAATTGCTTTGGCATCATCTCACCTAATCCCTTAAATCTTTGGATATTGTAATTTGCATTTTCTCCAAAACCTGAAATTGTATCTTTTAATTGATTCTCGTTATAACAGTATTTATGATTCTTACCTCTTTCAACTTTGTAAAGGGGAGGACAAGCAATATATATATAACCTCTTTCAACAAGTTGTCTTTGATATCTATAAAAAAATGTCAATAATAAAGTTCTTATATGAGCCCCATCAACATCTGCATCAGTCATAATTACAACTCTGTGATATCTCAAAGAGTGCACATCAAACTCCTCTCCTTTTATTCCTAAACCAAGAGCTGTGATTAATGACTGAATTTCTGTATTTTTATATATTTTTGTATCATCAGTTTTTTCGATATTAAGAATTTTACCCCTAAGAGGCAAAATAGCCTGAAAATTTCTATCTCTTCCTTGTTTTGCCGAACCTCCAGCAGAATCTCCCTCAACGATATAAATTTCTGATTCTGAGGGATCTCTAGAACTACAATCTGCTAATTTACCTGGCAAAGTTGAACTTTCTAGAACACTTTTTCTTCTTACTAATTCTCTAGCTCTTCTTGCAGCTTCTGCTGCATTAAATGATTGAATTGCTTTTTCAAGAATTGAGTCTAAGATTCCTGGATTGAATTCCATATATTTTGTTAGAGCTTCCCCTACAAGAGAGTCAACAATACCTCTAACTTCAGTATTCCCTAATTTTGTTTTTGTTTGTCCTTCAAATTCAGGTTCTGGAACTTTAACTGATAAAACAACAGTTAAGCCCTCTCTAATATTTTCGCCAGCTAAATTTTTTTCAATCTCTTTTCTTTTGCCTCTCTTTTTTGCAAGATTGTTGAATGTTCTTGTCAAAACTGTCTTAAGTCCCTCTATATGGGTACCTCCATCAATAGTTCTAATATTATTTGCAAACCCTAAGATATTATCTGAATATACATCAGAACACCATTGCAAAGCAGCTTCGACATAAACATTTTCTCTTTGTGAGTCAACATAAATTATCTCAGGATGAATAGACTCCTTTTGTGCATTCATATATTGAACATATTCTTTAATACCACCTTGATATAGGTAAATTTCTTCTTTATAAGAACCATTTGTCAATTCAGTTCTCTCATCTCTAAAAACGATTTTTACTCCACCATTGAGATAAGCTAGTTCCCTTAACCTAGATGAAAGAAGAGCATATTCAAATTCGATTCCTCCAGAAAAAATTGTTTTATCGGGCTTAAAACAAATAGTGGTTCCTGTTTTAAAAGGTTTAATAGACTGCTTTGTTCTTTGCAACTCACCCTTAGATACACCTTTTTCAAATCTTTGATTAAACTCACTACCTTCTCTATAAACAGTCACATTTACCCATTCGCTAAGAGCATTTACTACAGAAATACCTACTCCGTGTAGGCCACCTGAAACTTTATAGCCGCCGCTTCCGAATTTACCTCCCGCATGCAAAACAGTCATTACAGTTTCCAAAGCACTTTTCCCAGTCCTTGAGTGAATATCTGTAGGTATCCCTCGTCCATTATCAGAAATTAAAGCTGATCCATCAGCTCTAAGAACTATTTCTATATGATCGCAATGTCCTGCAAGTGCCTCATCAACTGAGTTGTCAACGACCTCGTATACTAGGTGATGTAAACCTCTAGGCCCTGTAGAACCTATATACATCCCAGGTCGTTTACGAACTGGCTCTAAGCCTTCTAAAACCTGAATCTGTTCAGCACCATAATCATTTGAGATTTTATTAGATCTTTTGTCCTCACTCATTTAATATAAAAAAAAACATTAAACTTTTTAAATATTATTTTTAAAAAGTCTTTCATTAAACTTACCACCGTAATAAGAGAAAGGCTCGTAGTCCTATGAAAATTTTAATTACTTTAATTATATAGCTGATAAATTTTTCTTCAGAAATTTATATGTCTTGTTATCTCCCCCACGTAATTGTCTTAATTGGGCCCACAGCTAGTGGTAAAACTGACTTAGCTATTGAAATTGCGAATCATTTTAAAACTCATATACATAATATTGATTCAAGGCAAATTTATAAATTTATGGATATCGGAACAGCCAAACCATCTAAGGTTCAACAAAAAAAAATAAAGCATTTTTTAATAGATATTGAAGAACCTGTTAATCAAATTAATGTAAAACAATTTCAAGAAATTGCTCAAAAATCAATTAAAAGAGAAATTGAACAAAATTATCTGCCTTTTCTTGTTGGAGGAAGTGGTTTATATATGAACTCAATAACTAAGGGTTTTTTTGTACCAGATGTCCCTCCACAAAATAATTTGAGAAGACAATTAGAAGAACTTGATCAGGAAGAATGTTGGGAACTTTTAAAAAATTGTGATCCAAAATCAACAAAAAAAATTAATTTTGCTGATCATATTAGAACTATAAGGGCTTTAGAAGTCTTTTATGTAACAGGTAAACCTTTTTCAACTCAACAAGTTGAGAACCCGCCTAATTGGAAAATACTTGAGCTTGGATTAGATAGAGATAATATAAAAGAAAGAATTTTGCAAAGAACAAAAAATATGTTTTCGTTTGGAATTGTTGAAGAAACGAAACACCTTATCTCTAAATATGGATCTGACTTGCCAATTTTAAAAACCATTGGATACCTTGAAGCAAAGGATGTCCTTAATAACCGTTTAACGATTGAAGAGGCGATAGAGTTGACCGCCACAAAAACTATCCAATTCGCCAAAAGACAAAAAACATGGTTTCGCAATAAAAATAATCCTATTTGGCTTGATAACAAAAACCTACTAAAAGATGCAATAATTAAGATAGAGTCTTTTTTAGGCTAAATTTTATAAAAAATAGATTTTGTTCATCATCAAATCAATTTATTAACTAAACTGAATGCCACCACGCCCACGCTTTGACCGCCGCGCTCCTGTTAGAGAGCTCCCAAATATAAATGAAAGAATAAAATACCCTCAATTGAGAGTCGTTGATTCAGATGGGAAACAACTAGGTGTGATAGATAGAATGAAAGCATTAGAAATAGCTTCTCAAAGAGAATTGGATTTAGTTTTGGTAAGCGAGAAAGCAAATCCTCCAGTTTGTAGAATCATGGACTATGGAAAATACAAATTTGAACAAGAAAAGAAAGCAAAAGAAGCAAGAAAAAAATCCCATCAAACAGAAGTTAAAGAAGTAAAAATGAGGTACAAAATTGACAAACATGACTATGACGTACGAATAGGTCAGGCTACTAAATTTTTAAAATCCGGAGACAAAGTAAAATGTACTGTGATTTTTAGAGGTAGAGAAATACAACACTCCAATTTAGCTGAGACACTCCTTTTAAAAATGGCTAATGATTTAGAGGAGCAGTCAGAAGTACAACAAAAGCCGAAAAGAGAAGGAAGAAACATGATTATGTTTTTAAGCCCTAGAAAAACTCCTCTCATTAAAAAAGATGCAGGATAAGAAATTATAAATAAAACTATGCCGAATGTTAAAGTGTCACTATAAGTAAAATTTAATTAGTCAGGATTCTTTTAAAGTGAGATACCATATCCAACAAGAAAGTGATATCCCAGCATCGACCCAACTATATAATCAAATTTGCTTCGCAATAGCAGCAAGACATTATCCACCAGGTCACAGATTGCCAAGCACTAGGCAACTTGCGATGCAGACAGGACTTCATCGGAATACTATTAGCAAAGTTTACAGACAACTTGAAATAGATGGGGTTGTTGAAGCGATCGCTGGGTCAGGTATCTATGTAAGAGATAATCTTAGAAAAAAAGACTTTAAAAATTCAATTTACTCAAAAAACAAAATAAGTAAACCACCAGATCAAGAAGCAAAAAAAGCTATAGATAATTTTATAAATCTTGGCTGCACCTTACAAGAAACAAGAGAAATATTAACTAATGAAATTGACTGGCGTATTAAATGTGGAGCAAGAATTATAGTCAGTACACCTAGAGAGGATGTAGGCGCTTCTATGCTTATAGCAGAGGACTTATCTCCAAAAGTTAATGTACCAGTGGAAGTAGTTCCTATGGAAGAATTAGAAAAAGTTTTGAGTAATTCCAATAATGGAACTATTGTAACAAGTAGATATTTTTTACAACCTTTAGAAAAAATTGCTAAACAATATGGAGTTAGAGCTATTACAGTTGACTTGAGTGACTTTCAAAAGGAATTGAAAATTCTCAAAGAATTAGATGCTGGAAGCTGCGTAGGTATTGTTAGTATAAGCCCTGGTTTATTGAGAGCAGCAGAAGTTATTATTCACAGCATGAGAGGGAGTGACTTAATGCTTATGACTGCAATTTCAGATAATAACAATAGATTACTGTCGCTTTTGAAAGCTTCAAACCATATAGTTTGTGATGGACCTAGCTTATCAGTTGTAGAAAACACTTTATTAAAAAATCGGTCTCAGCTTATGAGATTACCTCAAATAATATGTGCAAAAAATTATTTGAGTATAGAGACAATAAATCAATTAAAAAAAGAGATTGGAGTTGTTAATTAGACCATGATACTAAGAACTTTCAAATCAGATATTGACATAATCAAAGAAAGAGACCCTGCTGCTAGAGGGATATTAGAAATTTTTCTCTGCTACCCAGGCTTTCAATCAATAGTTATTCATAGGTTTACTCATAAATTATGGCAATTAAAAATTCCATTAATTCCTCGCTTTTTCAGTCATCTCAATAGATTAATCACAGGCATTGAAATCCATCCTGGGGCCAAAATTGGTAAACGGGTTTTCATTGATCATGGCATGGGTGTTGTAATTGGAGAGACAGCTGAGATAGGAAATAATTGCCTGCTTTATCAAGGAGTAACATTAGGAGGTACTGGAAAAAGTCATGGGAAAAGACACCCAACTTTAATGGAAAATGTTGTAGTGGGAGCAGGTGCAAAAGTTCTTGGATCTATTACTGTAGGATCTAATACACGTATTGGTGCAGGTTCAGTAGTTGTTCGTAACGTGGAAGGGAACAGCACAGTAGTTGGGGTTCCTGGCAGAGTAGTACATCAAAGTGGGGTTAAAATTAATCCATTAGCTCACTCTGCGCTACCAGATGCAGAAGCGAATGTGATAAAAAATCTAATGGATAGAATAGACTCCCTCGAAAATGAAATTCTTAAGTTACAAAAAACTCTAAAATGTTTAGCAAATTCAGAATCTATTGATATTTCAAAACTAGGTGATGCTCAAAATCTTAAAGACAAAGAAATTATAGAATTTCTTGGAGATGATTAACTCTAGATTTAATTTTTATTTTCTGTGTCAGTTTTAGGCTGAAACATAAACATTGAATAAATAACATTTCGTCTCATATTTGTCATCATTTCCAGAAACATATCATACCCTTCATTTTTATATTCAATTAGAGGATCTTTTTGCCCATAACCTCTCAATCCAACTGATTCCCTCAAGGAATCCATGGATTGAAGATGTTCACGCCATAAATTATCAATTTGCTGCAAAATAAAAAATCTTTCAGCTTCTCTCATTAATCCTGGACGAATATTTTCTATTTGTTTTTCTTTTAAATCATAAGCTATTCGCAACCGCTCTTGAAGGTAGTTTTTTAACTCCTCTATTGACAGTAAATTAATATGATCAGCTTTAAGGTCATCTAATAAATATATAAATTCTTTGACTTTGGATATTAATTGGTCAATATTCCATTCTTCTGGAGGAAGATCAGGATTAATATAAGCCTCTACAATTTCACTCATTGTTCTTTCTCCATATCCTATTACTTGCTTCTTTAAATCAATTCCTCGTAAAACTCTTAGTCTTTCGTTATAAACTGCTTTTCTTTGATTATTCATTACTTCGTCATATTCAAAAACTTGTTTTCTTATGTCGTAATAATATGTTTCAACTTTTTTTTGAGCACCTTCTAGAGATCTAGTAAGCATTCCTGATTCTATAGGCAAATCTTCATCAACCCTAAATGCGTTCATAAGATTTGCTACTCTATCACCTCCAAAAATCCTTAATAAATTATCTTCTAATGATAAAAAGAATCTTGTACTTCCAAGATCTCCCTGTCTCCCTGCTCTACCCCTAAGTTGATTATCAACTCTTCTTGATTCATGTCTCTCAGTACCGATGACATGTAAACCTCCAGCTTCTCTAACTTTTTGTTCTTCATAAATCAAAACATTTTCATATTCTTTTTTTACATCAGACAAAGATTCTCTCAAAAGCTTTATCAAGCTATCATCAGTTGGTGCTTTTTCTGCAGCTGTAGCTATTCTGTCATCAAGCTCCAAGACAGAAAGTTGTCTATCTCCCCAATTTTTAACAAGTTCATCAGATAAAAAAGAGAGTTTCTTTTCAATTGCTTCATCTAGTTTGCAAGGAAAAAGACTTGTTTCCGAATTTGAAATACTCTTTTTCAAATTTTTACCAGCTTTCTTAGAAAAACCTACTTTAGATTTTGAATTTCTTTGTTTAGGTATTGGTGGCTTATGTTCATTATCAGGCCTGACTAACAAAGGAATTAAAATTTCTTTTAATTTAAGCCTTGCCATATAATCACTATTACCACCAAGAATTATATCTGTTCCCCTTCCAGCCATATTAGTCGCAATAGTAACAGCACCTGCCCTTCCCGCCTGAGCAACAATTTCTGCCTCACGTTCAACGTTCTCTGGCTTAGCATTTAACAAATTATGTGGGATTTTTTCAGCAGATAAAAGTGTACTGAGTAATTCACTTTTTTCCACACTTGTTGTACCAACTAAAACAGGTCTACCATCTCTATGAATTTGTGCAGTTTCTTTAGCAACGGCTTTCCATTTACCAATCTCTGTCTTAAATACTTGATCAGGCCAATCTTGTCTCTTTCTTATTTGATTTGTCGGTATAACTGTTGATTCTAATTTATAAGTTTTTTCAAATTCAACCTCCTCTGTTTTTGCAGTTCCCGTCATTCCTGCTAAACCGGGATATAAAAGGAAAAAATTCTGATAAGTTATGGATGCTAATGTTTGAGTCTCAGGCTGAATTTTAAGACCCTCTTTTGCTTCTATTGCCTGATGCTGGCCGTCACTCCAACGCCTTCCAGGCATTACCCTACCAGTAAATTCGTCCACTATTACAGCCTCATCGTTCTTAATAATATAATTTACGTCTTTAATAAATAATTCTTTAGCTTTTAGAGCGTTAGTTACATAATGCGCCCAAGGATCTTTAGGGTTATATAAGTCAGTAACTTTTAAATACTCTTCACATTTTGCAAAACCCTGATCAGTTAATATACAACTTCTCTGTTTTTCATCAACTTCATAATCCCCTTCTGGATCAATACCATCTTTACTTAATTCTTTTGCTTTTACTAATGCCAGAGATAATTCTGCAGCTTTTTGATATTTTTCTTGTGGTCTTTCAACTTGACCAGAAATGATTAAAGGCGTTCTTGCTTCATCAATTAATATTGAATCAACCTCATCAATTACGCAGTAATTAAATTTTCTTTGAACTACCTCACTAATATCGGTAGCCATATTATCTCTTAAATAATCAAATCCCAATTCTGAATTTGTAGCATAAGTTATGTCACAATCATAATTTTTCTTTCTCTCAACTGGATTCATATCTTGCTGAATCAAACCAACGGATAAACCTAAAAAACGATGAACTTGTCCCATCCATTCTGCATCCCTTCTAGCTAAATAATCATTTACAGTAACAACATGAACACCTTTTCCCGTAAGAGCATTTAAATAACAAGGTAATGTCGCGACAAGAGTTTTTCCCTCTCCAGTCTTCATCTCAGCAATTTGACACTCATGTAAAACCATCCCGCCAATTAATTGAACATCAAAATGTCTCATATCAAGAACACGTTTACTTGCTTCTCTTACGATTGCAAAGGCTTTAGGAAGAAATTCTTCTAGGAGTTCTTTTTGTTTTTTAAAATCTAATTCAGCTGAAATATTTGATTTAAGAATCTGCGTTTCTTTTCTAAGCTCATCATCAGTCAATTGAGAAATTTCTTCTTCTAAAAAATTTATCTCTTCCACTATTGGTTGATAGCGCTTTAACTTTCGTGTATTCGGATCTCCCAACAAAAGTTTTAGCATAAGTCAAAGTCCTTAAAAAATTCATCTTATTACAAACATTATAA containing:
- the gyrB gene encoding DNA topoisomerase (ATP-hydrolyzing) subunit B codes for the protein MSEDKRSNKISNDYGAEQIQVLEGLEPVRKRPGMYIGSTGPRGLHHLVYEVVDNSVDEALAGHCDHIEIVLRADGSALISDNGRGIPTDIHSRTGKSALETVMTVLHAGGKFGSGGYKVSGGLHGVGISVVNALSEWVNVTVYREGSEFNQRFEKGVSKGELQRTKQSIKPFKTGTTICFKPDKTIFSGGIEFEYALLSSRLRELAYLNGGVKIVFRDERTELTNGSYKEEIYLYQGGIKEYVQYMNAQKESIHPEIIYVDSQRENVYVEAALQWCSDVYSDNILGFANNIRTIDGGTHIEGLKTVLTRTFNNLAKKRGKRKEIEKNLAGENIREGLTVVLSVKVPEPEFEGQTKTKLGNTEVRGIVDSLVGEALTKYMEFNPGILDSILEKAIQSFNAAEAARRARELVRRKSVLESSTLPGKLADCSSRDPSESEIYIVEGDSAGGSAKQGRDRNFQAILPLRGKILNIEKTDDTKIYKNTEIQSLITALGLGIKGEEFDVHSLRYHRVVIMTDADVDGAHIRTLLLTFFYRYQRQLVERGYIYIACPPLYKVERGKNHKYCYNENQLKDTISGFGENANYNIQRFKGLGEMMPKQLWDTTMNPETRMMKRVEIEDALEADRIFNILMGDKVAPRREFIETHSSKLDMATLDI
- the miaA gene encoding tRNA (adenosine(37)-N6)-dimethylallyltransferase MiaA; translation: MSCYLPHVIVLIGPTASGKTDLAIEIANHFKTHIHNIDSRQIYKFMDIGTAKPSKVQQKKIKHFLIDIEEPVNQINVKQFQEIAQKSIKREIEQNYLPFLVGGSGLYMNSITKGFFVPDVPPQNNLRRQLEELDQEECWELLKNCDPKSTKKINFADHIRTIRALEVFYVTGKPFSTQQVENPPNWKILELGLDRDNIKERILQRTKNMFSFGIVEETKHLISKYGSDLPILKTIGYLEAKDVLNNRLTIEEAIELTATKTIQFAKRQKTWFRNKNNPIWLDNKNLLKDAIIKIESFLG
- the secA gene encoding preprotein translocase subunit SecA; this translates as MLKLLLGDPNTRKLKRYQPIVEEINFLEEEISQLTDDELRKETQILKSNISAELDFKKQKELLEEFLPKAFAIVREASKRVLDMRHFDVQLIGGMVLHECQIAEMKTGEGKTLVATLPCYLNALTGKGVHVVTVNDYLARRDAEWMGQVHRFLGLSVGLIQQDMNPVERKKNYDCDITYATNSELGFDYLRDNMATDISEVVQRKFNYCVIDEVDSILIDEARTPLIISGQVERPQEKYQKAAELSLALVKAKELSKDGIDPEGDYEVDEKQRSCILTDQGFAKCEEYLKVTDLYNPKDPWAHYVTNALKAKELFIKDVNYIIKNDEAVIVDEFTGRVMPGRRWSDGQHQAIEAKEGLKIQPETQTLASITYQNFFLLYPGLAGMTGTAKTEEVEFEKTYKLESTVIPTNQIRKRQDWPDQVFKTEIGKWKAVAKETAQIHRDGRPVLVGTTSVEKSELLSTLLSAEKIPHNLLNAKPENVEREAEIVAQAGRAGAVTIATNMAGRGTDIILGGNSDYMARLKLKEILIPLLVRPDNEHKPPIPKQRNSKSKVGFSKKAGKNLKKSISNSETSLFPCKLDEAIEKKLSFLSDELVKNWGDRQLSVLELDDRIATAAEKAPTDDSLIKLLRESLSDVKKEYENVLIYEEQKVREAGGLHVIGTERHESRRVDNQLRGRAGRQGDLGSTRFFLSLEDNLLRIFGGDRVANLMNAFRVDEDLPIESGMLTRSLEGAQKKVETYYYDIRKQVFEYDEVMNNQRKAVYNERLRVLRGIDLKKQVIGYGERTMSEIVEAYINPDLPPEEWNIDQLISKVKEFIYLLDDLKADHINLLSIEELKNYLQERLRIAYDLKEKQIENIRPGLMREAERFFILQQIDNLWREHLQSMDSLRESVGLRGYGQKDPLIEYKNEGYDMFLEMMTNMRRNVIYSMFMFQPKTDTENKN
- the infC gene encoding translation initiation factor IF-3 yields the protein MPPRPRFDRRAPVRELPNINERIKYPQLRVVDSDGKQLGVIDRMKALEIASQRELDLVLVSEKANPPVCRIMDYGKYKFEQEKKAKEARKKSHQTEVKEVKMRYKIDKHDYDVRIGQATKFLKSGDKVKCTVIFRGREIQHSNLAETLLLKMANDLEEQSEVQQKPKREGRNMIMFLSPRKTPLIKKDAG
- the cysE gene encoding serine O-acetyltransferase, yielding MLRTFKSDIDIIKERDPAARGILEIFLCYPGFQSIVIHRFTHKLWQLKIPLIPRFFSHLNRLITGIEIHPGAKIGKRVFIDHGMGVVIGETAEIGNNCLLYQGVTLGGTGKSHGKRHPTLMENVVVGAGAKVLGSITVGSNTRIGAGSVVVRNVEGNSTVVGVPGRVVHQSGVKINPLAHSALPDAEANVIKNLMDRIDSLENEILKLQKTLKCLANSESIDISKLGDAQNLKDKEIIEFLGDD
- a CDS encoding GntR family transcriptional regulator, which produces MRYHIQQESDIPASTQLYNQICFAIAARHYPPGHRLPSTRQLAMQTGLHRNTISKVYRQLEIDGVVEAIAGSGIYVRDNLRKKDFKNSIYSKNKISKPPDQEAKKAIDNFINLGCTLQETREILTNEIDWRIKCGARIIVSTPREDVGASMLIAEDLSPKVNVPVEVVPMEELEKVLSNSNNGTIVTSRYFLQPLEKIAKQYGVRAITVDLSDFQKELKILKELDAGSCVGIVSISPGLLRAAEVIIHSMRGSDLMLMTAISDNNNRLLSLLKASNHIVCDGPSLSVVENTLLKNRSQLMRLPQIICAKNYLSIETINQLKKEIGVVN